The following nucleotide sequence is from Nothobranchius furzeri strain GRZ-AD chromosome 6, NfurGRZ-RIMD1, whole genome shotgun sequence.
GACACGCTTTTTAAGGGATTACCTCAAAGTTTTGATTGATCATGCACATTCACGGGTAAGTGTGCGTTAGTTTAGCGCATGACACTTTTTTGTATATTTCGTCATTACGCGTTTTAAAAACGTCTTTTAGACTTTTTTTTAATCCTCATGTTGTGTTCCGGTCAAAGCTGACGGATTTAAACCTTTATCAATGAAAAATGTTAATTATTTTCATATTTGTTTCGTTTTTATTCAGCTTTTATTTGGGTTTCATTTTTTAATGCCTTCAGGTATTTGGATTAGGATGGATGGAGGGGACAGAAATTTGAGTAAAATCTGAGTttagttaacacacacacacgcacacacacacacacacacacacacacacacacacacacacacacacacacacacacacacacacacacacacacacacacacacacacacacacacacacacacacacacacacacacacacacacacacaggaaccttTGCCCCCACCCAGTGTCGTAAGCTCTCACTGAGCTTTTCCTGCAGGTTAAAAAGGTGACATGGAAGAGAAACCCAGTGATGAGAACAGCCCAACAGCCACGTGATGGCAACTGTCATCCAGGTCAAAGAATGGACACTTATCCTGGTTTTCTTCCCAACCTGAGAATGAAGGTGGAATTTCAGCTAACAATGTCATCAGGATGACCCCAATCTGTGCTCCATCCTGGGTTGATGACATCATATCCTGCTATGTCCATTGTCACCGTTGTAAACATGATTAACCATTTTTCAGGAGCTGTCCGGGCTGTTTGACGCGTGATCAGATTATTTCTTAGTGAAAATAATCCAGAAATGAGTTATTCTAGAATTCAGCTGCATGTGTCACAGGCGACTCAGAACACTTAATAGTTCTAAACTTGCAGTATTCACAAGAACTTGGATAGTTCAAAGATCGAACACAAGCGGCGATAAAATGTGTTATAGGTTTTTATGGTGACTTCCAATGGAATGGTCATTTTTTAATAATGCTATTTTTAATTCTGAAAATACTAACAAATCCATGCAGATGTGGGCGTTTGTAATAAAAgttcatttttgtgagaaaatagatttttttaaatcagaataATAAAACTCAAATATCTGCAAACAAAGAACTTTAGCATTTAATTATGAAAGCTTCTCTGAAAGTGTGTGGCTTGTAGTTTGATTGTCTTACTTATCTAACTGTTCTAGGTCAGTGAGAGGGCTGCAAACAGCTCTGCTGGTCTTGCTGGCCGGCCACCAGTGCGTCTCAGGAGACACTGATATTCTGCTACCACCAGAGTTTTCCCAGCACAATGGCACTCTGTATGCATCCTGCAAAATGAGACCCAGCAGTTCGCTCCCGGAGGATCTGCCCAAAGTCTACGGTCAGGTGCTGTTCAAACAGGAGCTTCAGGGAAAACTCCAAGTCCTTTTCCAGTTCAGCGGTTTCCCTGCCACAGAGGACCTTCCACAGCCTAGAGCCGTGCACATCCATCAGTACGGAGACCTGAGCCAGGGATGCGATTCCACTGGAGGCCACTACAACCCAAATGGTGTGAATCACCCCAATCACCCAGGAGACTTTGGTAACTTTGTCCCTCAGCAAGGAAAAGTCAGCGATCAGAGAGAATCTGAAGCGACTCTTTTCGGAGGACTGTCTGTGATCGGAAGAGCAGTGGTGGTTCATGAAGGCGTTGATGACTTGGGACTTGGAGGTGACACTGGCAGCCTGATGCACGGGAATGCAGGTCCAAGACTTGCCTGCTGTGTTATTGGGATGTCCTCTTCCAGTCTGTGGAACACACAAGCAGAAGCTGTATACAAGACGGCTGAGGAGATTTTAGACCCACAGTAGTGAGATGTTCCTCTCCTCTCTGCACACTTCTCTTTTAATTTGCTCAATGTCAAAATGTGTGTTACCAACAAAACTAAATCCAAGCGTCACAGCAGCACATAAAACCGTAGGAGCAGTTCCTCGGCAGTAAACTGAAACCTTTCCACTGCACGTGAAAGCACCGCCAAGCGTACAACGCAGCAGTTAGCCGGTCGGTACAGTGGATGAGTTCCTTCCCACTGGCAACAAAGTGCAACGTTTTGGACGCGCCCCAGAATCGAAGGGACGCTATCGTTAGTCTATTTTTACGCGCTAAATTTCCAAAACACATCAATCTCTGCAGTTTAGATtgtgccagacaggaagtcaaacacaaaagacgtgtaaaacatctggaagctttcaaaataaaagtcacatgcaggtaaACATACATAATTTCCTGCTAAACCCCCCCGCAGCCGATGTAAACACAACAGAAGTTAGTTCAGGCCATTTGTGATACATGCAGctctttctccttgcttattaTTATTGTGTGTGGGCTTCTGAAATCACGCGTGCTGTTGcgattctcctgtgattttgtgacatcagctgtgtggaacactTTTGCTCCCATTTCATGTCAGAATTGCTCCCGGTTGGGAATGTGCTAACGGGTAAAACGCCGCTATTACGTTCGCGACTGCTTTCAcggccggtggaaagaaggggtctaGAATGACCATAAATTGTTATAAAATTTTAATCAAAGACGAATTTCAATGAACCGAGTGTCCTTGTCTCTAATATCGATGTTTGTGCGTATTTGTCAGCAAAATATATCATGAACCACATGAACTGGTTTTATCGAAATTCTCAAAGTAGTCATCAGATCTACCAATGATTAGCCTTAAAAACCGCCTAAATCCAAGATTATCACAGCTAACTTCTTAAAACTACAAACATGGCCGTAACGTATCAAATTTCAAGCTACAAGCTTATGTGAGAGGAGTTGTGAAACATTCACAGTACACACAGCAAATGCTACGGCCTTGCATGAAAGCTCACAATGCTACATGTTACTGACCAAAATAGAGCTAGCTTCTGTAGCctctgatgacgatgatggtcaTGCGCTTCAGGAGTTTCTGAATGTTAGGAGAAAGGACATTTAGTAGGGATCGTCATTCAGTTATTTGTACACTAGGTTTGGAATGCCGGTGTCAGGGTGTGGATTTGGAGGAAGGTTAGGActcaagatgcagaaccagagaCACGAGGCACGAGGTGGaaaaaacgtaaaatcctttattaaggagtaaatcctaaggaggcagggagccaaaaaccaaagtccaAAAATCCTACTATCAAAACCTAGAGAAATCCAAGaacacaagagacctagagagATATTAAAACATAGAGAGGGAGGGGGGACAAGACgaggctgacacaaacaatgaaccaacaacacactgagacacagacagggttaaatacactggggcaggatgagagggagatgagctgcaggtgtgtgtgtgaaaacaattaactaatcagggagaggaaagtgagctgaggaggggaaaataacatgacctaagaataaaaacaaacctacagacaagaagagcaagacaattaactaatgatctaaggaggaaGGGGAACTAAaaaaccggtggggaaagaaacacactaaaagaggCTAATTAAATGAAaggctgaacctatagaaaaactacagaggggtgactaagGGAGACCAATGGGGGCACAGGACCTGggggggagaacctggaggggctgcagacaaggggacacatgatgaacacaaggagacacctgagggagatgcagacgcagaacatgacagccgGCAGTTCTCTGATGttgtggggtgggggggataTGTTTGACTGAGCGAATTTGGGCTAGTTTATTAGGTTGTGTGATGGTGTACTTCTGGGGGTACAGGACAACTTTGGGGATACAGGACCTTCTCAGTAGTATGTGTTTGCCCTGGGACTAGGAGATCGGTGTTCAAATCCGGTTGAGTTATACTAAAGacgttaaaaatgggacccaatgcgtcCCTGGTTGACACCCAGGGGCTGGATCTGAGGATAAAAccatcaaatagttcccgagcacagccactgctgcagctcaccactccccacaggAATGGGAAGATGCAATTTCAGCAGTgcgtgactaatgggactttaactttagctgGGATGTTGAGAGGTTGTACCGGGGGATTTGTTGAAGCATTTAGCTTCGGCTGGGGATCTATTCCTAGATTTTCCGCGAAACACAGTAGGAAGTCTGTTCCGTGGTTCAACCACAACTGTAAATGGGTAGTTAGGAATAGGAACAAGAGTTTAAGCTGGTGAAGAGGGCACATAATTATCAACACCTAATGCAGTATAAAAAAGCACATGCAATTTTTGAGATGCATGATAAGAAGGCCTAGAGTCCTACAGTCCCGTCCTTCAGCCTGCAGTGGTAGCCAAGGTGCAACCACTTTTGAAATTCTTGGGTGCGTTAGCAGGATCTGAAGAAACAGCAGTCAGCTCTGATTGTGTTCCCCAAGAAGAGACGCTCTCTAACCTGTTCAAACCACAAGAACCGTCAACCTCAACTTGTGCTACAATCAGTGATCTGTGTCCCTCTGCCAAAATGACAGAGTTGTTATTCGTGAATCTTTAGATCAACACTTGAGTGTGTGATAATGTGTTATTTGCCCTGTGCATATATGTTGATGCTTATTCGTTGTTAAATGGATCATCAGAAAGGACTGGTTTCCACTGTAATTCAAATGGATCATTTTAGTTGACGAGTGTCTCATTTTACCTGAACATCTAAAAATGTGTCACATCTGATGTTTCCGCAGCTCTAGGACCAAAATTATTACTATTTATGAAATGAAATCCACTTACACATATCAAAAACAAGTCATATTAACATAAACTCTCTGCTTTTTCGCAATTTACTAAGTGATTTACCAAAAATCATTAAATCAGATTTCTGCAGAAAACCTGTGCCTGACATTCTGTTGTTGTACTTGTTCATCTTAACCAGTGTTGTTTATATGTGTTTGTATGACATCATTATATTGTAATTGTTTCAgataaacaatttttttctgtttttgtgactTCAGACAGATTTTCCCGTCATCTGAGATATCCTCATGCAAAACCAGGTTGTTTCCAAAGACCCGGATGTCATCCATTTCTTAAATAACATTATTACAATCACAATAATTCTATGGGTGTAAGATGTGGCATTTGGATGGGTTGGTTTGGTGTTGAAGAGATAAAGCTTCTTATTTGTAAAAACTATAAAAGTTTTTTTGTTGGTATTTCGCATTTTGTCACTTTTTCTTTTGAAAATCAATGTTCATTAATAAGGTCGCCTAACTTACTACGTTTGCCCAAATAAGGACTCTGCATCCACATTTCAGGATCACTTCCTCACACAGGGCTAAAGTGACAAATATTGTCATTTAAATTCATAACTGCTTCCCTCACATCCCAAATATCAATCATATTCTGCACTGCAGGATTATCAGTTCCAGATTAATTGCTTTAAATTGGCAGAATATGTGTGTAATCAGTGGCAATTTAATTGAACTTAATTCAATATCCATCCAAGCTGGATTAGTTTTTTATTTAGTAGTGAAACATTGTCGAGCTCACTTTTTATTCTAAATAAATTTCCTGATCAGATTATTTTAGTAAACATTCCAGCAGGTGGCGCCAGAGGAATGTTATCACATAAGAATTAGGATTCATTGTAATTCTAGAAAAACAGATTTTCAGGTTCCTTCTGTTGGATTATAATTTAGTGATCCGATTTCCTCTATTGGAGGTAGAATTTTGACAGCTACCCAATAAAACCAGAAGCTATTTTGAAATTGGATCTATTGCATCCATTTTCTACCTTAAGTAGCATAAGAGATGATTTTGTTGTGTTTACTTCATACTACTTAAGTGTCTATAATGGGATTAAAAACTCAGAATAGCCATATAGTGATGCTTTagtctttaaataaataaataaacacctcCTTGACAGCATTTTTAGATTAAATATTGCTGTTTGGTTTTAATGTTGCATAAATACAAAGGTAAGAACTGGTTACTTTTACTCAGTTACATTTTCTTGAGTATTCTAATTTACTGATatttagaatttggggttttcataagctgtaaacccaaatcatcacaattataacaaacacCAGCTTGAAATATTCAGCTCTGCCTGTAATGAAAAatatattagtttcacattttaaattgagttactaaaataaatgaacttttgcaccatattctagttttttgagtttcacataaaatctttttttttccaaatcctctttgtggacaaagtcatagAATTATTTacgtatttgtttgtttatttagagaAAGAAGAGTTGCCCCATGAGGCGCCATCTCGTTTCATGGGGCAACAACAATTATAAGCCATGTTAACTGCTCCTTAATGTCAGGTCTTTTTCCCCAAATCCgaaaactgctgctgttaaaCCCTTTCTAAAGAAGAGGAAATTAGATCCCTCAGTGTTGAGCAACTACCGATCGATCTCATTGGAAAAATCATTGAAAAGGCGATAATGATCCAAATAATCAAAAATTTAGAGTGAAATAACAATGTGGATGgttttcagtcaggctttagacagcaccacagcactgagactgcactgTTCAAGGTAGTAAATGACATTCGTCTCAACACTGATTCAGGTAaagcatctgtcctgatgatggtggacctcagtgcagctttcgaTACTGTGGACCACATCATCCTTCTGGACATACTCACAAActgggtgggactttcaggcacagtgcttggctggttccaatcctatctcaaagacagtggctatgttgtctctattagggATTACCAGTCAAAGCAGATcgccatgacatgtggggtcccccaaggctctgttctagGACCACTACTGTTTAATCTctatatgctccccctgggtcaggtcagacTTAATAACATCATCGCCTATcacagctatgctgatgacacacagATATACCTAGCCTTATCACCTAGTGACTATCGGCctctggactcactctgtcagtgcctagagcaagtaaacaactggatgcagtcaaacttaatTCGGcttaacaaagacaagactgaagttattgtctttggcaacaagaaggatagaatggatgttattgctcagctagactccaggggaataaagacaaaaaccCAGGTCAGAAATCTCAGCGTTATTCCTGACTCaaacctgagcttctctggacatattaaggctataactaaatcagcgttttatcaccttcatcaaattgtcatcaagagtcagaggtctcatgtctggACCAGACTTATAGAAacgtattcatgcttttatttctagtcggatGGACTACTGCAATGATCTCCtacctggtcttcccaaaaaagctgtgaagcaactgcagcttattcagaatgctgctgctagagtctcaacgagaactaagagaacggagcacatcactcctgttcttagatctcacactggttaccagtaaagtacagaatagatttcaaagtgctcctactagtttatcaatcactcaatggcatggaacCAAAATACATGTCCAGTCTTATTCTTGAATGTACACCCAATAGGGCGCTGAGGTCCcttggaaacagtcagctggtagaacctcgggtcagaacaaaacaagGTTGAGATGCTTTCAGCTACTAtcttgctcacatatggaatcagcttccccatgagcTCAGATGTGCTCCAACCCTGGAGTTAACTAAAAAACCCTAATTTACTCTTCAGCGTTTTAAAAGCATTGTTTCTTTTGCTGCGTTATCTCCACTGTAATCGGTGCTGTACTTTCTAGTCCCCTTCTATCTGTGTGTATGTTaatgtgtgtttttatgttgttctcatatcatgtcctgacaaTTGTAAAGCACGttaaattgcctctgtgtttgaaatgtgctttataaataaagctgccttgcgttGCCATTTTTCAATGATAAAACCTGATGATTAAAATAAGTCTAAAAGAAGGTTCCTATCATGCAAATGTAATGTCACCctgcaaaaaacacaaaaagtgtCCATGCGCTAAGCTGATTTTAAAAAAGCAAAACAGTTTTATCAaactaaaaaaaaagtttttaatttgAAATCCTAACCATAAACATTTAAAACACATCTTTGTtttattcaaaaacaataaaaacttaaGTTTCCCCCTCTTGTCCAGGAGGGGGCAAAAACGCAACCTTACTACAAAACCATAGAAGAAGAAGTTTTGCTGCTTGAATGACCACGTGACTGCTCTCTGTCCGTACTTGGCTCTACAGATCATGGCTTTCTTCACTCATCAGATCAGCAGGGGCTTTTCGTCCTCGGCCGTTCGCAGCGCCGTTATTAAACATGTGACCATCATCGGAGGGGGGCAGATGGGGGCGGGGATCGCTCAAGTAAGCGTGATAATTCTCATTTTCTGGACAATCGGGATGTCCTCAGATGGTCTGAAGTCTCCGCGGGGCTGGAAAAGACAGCTTGGAGCTCTGGGCTCTTCCTCTCTGTAACTCACTGAGCAGCTGGTGGAAATCCTCTGCATTCATACCAGATTATCCCGTTGAACTGTGTTTTAGAGACGTTTTTACTCATAACGTTTATTTTGACCTTAAAAAAGGGGTTTAACCTTTGACCCAGTTATTGAGCTAATTGTTGATCGTGAACGGGCCTCATCATTTCAttggtttttatttcattttaggaAGTATACTGGTGTATTCTGGATAAAGTTGGTTGAAttgtttgatttttatttttatttttttttacaaatgaataTGCAGCTTTAAATGAAATAAACAACATCACATATTACAAAGCACACATTTTTCTGACAGACTTTAAAAATGCTTTCTGGTTTTAAATAAACTTATAATTTTTAAAAGGTCGCTGCATCCACGGGCCACACGGTGACTCTGGTGGACACGTCCGAGGACATCCTGAAGAAGTCCGTCAAAGGCATCCAAGGGAGCCTCAATCGAGTGGCGAAGAAGAAGTTTACGGACAAACCAGAGGTGAGATTACTTCTAAGAGGAATTGATCGTGTGAAGTAGTGAAAATGGTGCTTTATGCATTTTTCTAGGCAGGTGAAGAATTCGTCCAGAAGGTCCTGAAGAATGTGTCCACCTCCACAGACGCCGCCTCTGCTGTTCCAGCTTCAGATCTCGTGCTGGAAGCCATTGTGGAAAATCTGAAAATTAAGCAGGATCTTTTTGGTCGTCTGGACAAGCTAGCGCCTGCGTAAGCACTGCTACGGTCGTCTTTGAGGTTACAAGGACTAACATCTAAGCACTGTTTCCTAATACACACCGTGGAGGCAGATCAGGGTGATATTACTACAACCGTGTATCTTATGGAAACGGCACGGCGATGCAGGAATATGTTTGCATTCGTGACACCGGACTTGTGAAAGAATATAACGCCTTTCGCTCATCAGAGGGTGATGTCATGATCGTGTTGAACGTAGGCTGACCCCCGGCTGGCAGCAACATAGTGctaggcgatatggcctaaaatcaatattcaattcaagtttatttataaagcgccaaatcacgacaagagtcgtctcaaggcactttgcataataaacattccagttcaggtcagttcattaagccaatcagaaaaaaagtttcctatataaggaacccagcaaattgcatcgagtcactgactagtgtcagtgactatacagcaatcctcatactaagcaagcataaaacgacagtggagaggaaaactcccttttaacaggaagaaacctccagaggatcctggctcagtataagcagccatcctccacgactcactggggatggagaagacagagcacgcacacacacacacacacacacacacacacacacacacacacacacacacacacacacacacacacacacacacacacaccccaagcaatgtgtctgtggttatattgtgatttcttagtaaatattctatttggtgagagataaactttattgtatttatcctagtggatctataattaaacgggtaaactagtagtagcacatccaatgtcaaggaaagcaaaaagttattatcaggagagagagaatgtttaagtggttagcagcagtgtgctagtcgatggccccctccatgaggccaccacagctcagcagaacatcattgtagcttcttctggggagaaaaacacttagagagaaaataaagttaacagctgaaatagcaggaaataatacagttaaagagcagattgtagaagaaagcagtagagtgtgagaagtggtcagtgtgtcctccagcagtctaagcctatagcagcataactacagagctaACTCTGGatgacctagccttttagatgtaggcatgttggaggcagggcaagggagagccgtctttaccgactgtacactccacctccctctactcccccacttgtccagatttaggctaacatcagattttaaccatagaccctatcaaataaaaatgttttaagcctattcttaaaagtagacaaagtgtctgcctcacggactaaagctgggagatggttccacaggagaggagcctgataactaaaagatctgcctcccatcctaattttagatattctgggaaccaccagtaaacctgcagtctgagagcgaagtgctcggttaggaacgtatggaacaatcagatcactgatgtatgatggagcttgattattaagagctttatatgtgagaagaaggatcttaaaatctattctgaatttaacaggtagccaatgtagggaagctaagacaggagagatatgatctctctttttaattctcatcagaactctagctgcagcattttggacaagctgaagacttttaactacattctgtggacttcctgagagtaatgaattacagtaatccagtcttgatgtaataataatatcacgatatattgaggatttaacctcgataatgataaatggacgataactacatgtatgcacagaaacaaaagttgtccactagatggggttgtcacatgtattatgttgagtcacatttgtagtgattcaaggtggtacagcttcttaaagggacatgaacgttgccaacctacacacatattttcattttttaattatcatatttattgacgtgggaaaaattatcacgataagagtcagaaatttcaataacgatacattttcgatttattgcccagccctacaacAACACTGAATTGCAAGTAAACATGGGGAGTGTGTTGGGCATTTGTACACAGAATCAACTGATGGTTGACTGAAGCGGTGGAGGCGCAGGAGCTTCTGGCCGTTAGAGGTGAAGCACAGATTCCCAGACAGTTCACAGGGACTGTGAATGAAAGCCATTTTTTAGAGCGGCTCGCAAAAAAACAACCGGGGTAAAAACAAGTGTCTCGGCCCGGGTCCACGCTAGGGGCATCATTGGCGTGGAATGGCAGCAGGAAGGTTTTTTGAGGCGAGCGGCGTGGCATCTCAGCTGTCCTCCTCACAAGACTCGCAAAATCACCAAATCTCTTGAGACATCATCCGCCATTAAAGCAGATGGAAGAGAAAGGAGATCATGTCCGTGAAGAAAACGACACCATTGCCCTTCTCAAAAGATATGAGTAGCAAATAAGCCGTGAGGTCACATATATAAACGAAGACAAGACATCGCATCTCTGCAATAAACTTTTGTTTAGCAAATTATCGGACATTTTACGCTGATACCGTGTGATGTCCTGTCTAACTCTATGTTAATTGTGGAAATCGACGTATCCCCGACAATTTTTCGCGCCGCAGCTGGTTTGGATTGTATTTGAAGCGGTGATGTTCCACTGCTGTTCCACGCCACTGATGATCCCAGTGTGGACCCGGGGTGAGCCAAAAGGATTTCTGTGACAGCACGGAGACCGCCCCATACCCCTTGTGTAATGTTTTTTGAAGACACATGATCGCACCACATCACCGCCACAGGCTGACCGCTTATGAATGACCCAAGGCTTCTGATGCTGCCTCCGTTTTGTGGCAAAGTGGCGccattgtttaaaaaaaagggGGCTAGATTACGTTAACAGATTTGTTTGAAGAAcaacttttcctctccactgcttGCTTAGtacggggattgctgtaaagtctctgacacaagtcagtgactcgatgccatCTGTTAGGTTTCCTTAGGAAAAGCTGGCGTTATGTAAATAAACTGAGTTGATTTGAATCAAGAACCAACGGCTCTTCAGAAACAGTCCCAGCGCCCGTTAGCACATTTCCAATTACAAgtacacaaaacaaaaaatatattttgttGGCTGAAAAACTTTGTTGAAGTCAGAAACATTGGGTTTTGGTGGTAGTGTCATGGTATGGGCCGGTTGTGGATCAAAACAACAAAATCTGGAACTATCGGGCACTACTTTATTATATTTACTAAAAAAGACTATTAAAAAAGCCTTTTCACTGTCTTCTGTCGCAGAAACACCATCTTTGCCAGCAACACATCCTCCCTGCCGATCAGCGACATCGCCAGCTCCACCAGCAGGCTTGACAGATTTGGTGGCCTTCATTTCTTTAACCCAGTGCCTATGATGAAGCTTGTTGAGGTAAAAGTGTAAAAGTGTTTGTATCCGGGTGTAACTGAAAGCTTTATTTCTGCTCTAACTTTGAACTATTAAACTAAAATACGAGTCCTCCACAggtcattggaacctcagcaacgAGCCAAGAGACGTTTGATTCACTCCTGAACTTCAGCAAGGCACTCGGTAAAACGCCAGTGTCCTGCAAGGTCAGACGAATCCAAATCCACAGGGgtgcttgtttttctcattgctcttgttacatttttcattattccacttttatttttttaggatACACCTGGATTTATTGTAAACCGTCTGTTAGTTCCTTACATGATGGAGGCCCTGCGGCTGTatgaaagaggtgtgtgtgtttatcaaaCAGCTCCGTTTCTCACACTTTTAACACATTTGCGGGGTTTTAATTCTGTTTTGTTCTCGAGGTCATGGATCCAAAGAAGACATTGATATTGCTATGAAACTTGGCGCCGGCTATCCCATGGGTCCCTTTGAGCTCGGCGACTACGTGGGACTGGACACAGTGAAGTTCATCATAGATGGTGAGTTGAATAACATGTTGCCAGTGCAAAAGTTcatctacaaccttctgatttccTCTTTGCATCTTCAGGTTGGAGCGCCATGGAGCCCAACAACCCGCTTTTCGCCCAGAGCGAGTTGCTAAACAAGTTGGTTGCAGAGGGCAAACTTGGCAGAAAAACTGGGGAGGGGTTCTACAAGCATAAATGATGCAGTATGGATTTTGACACAACTTCGTGTTTGTTTTATTAAACATCCACTGAAGAACACTGAAGATCTGTGCTTATTTAAATCTAGTTAAACAGAATATTTGAAGGCTGCTCTTGATTGGTGTTTGTAAAATTAAA
It contains:
- the LOC139070404 gene encoding extracellular superoxide dismutase [Cu-Zn]-like, coding for MHIHGSVRGLQTALLVLLAGHQCVSGDTDILLPPEFSQHNGTLYASCKMRPSSSLPEDLPKVYGQVLFKQELQGKLQVLFQFSGFPATEDLPQPRAVHIHQYGDLSQGCDSTGGHYNPNGVNHPNHPGDFGNFVPQQGKVSDQRESEATLFGGLSVIGRAVVVHEGVDDLGLGGDTGSLMHGNAGPRLACCVIGMSSSSLWNTQAEAVYKTAEEILDPQ
- the hadh gene encoding hydroxyacyl-coenzyme A dehydrogenase, mitochondrial → MAFFTHQISRGFSSSAVRSAVIKHVTIIGGGQMGAGIAQVAASTGHTVTLVDTSEDILKKSVKGIQGSLNRVAKKKFTDKPEAGEEFVQKVLKNVSTSTDAASAVPASDLVLEAIVENLKIKQDLFGRLDKLAPANTIFASNTSSLPISDIASSTSRLDRFGGLHFFNPVPMMKLVEVIGTSATSQETFDSLLNFSKALGKTPVSCKDTPGFIVNRLLVPYMMEALRLYERGHGSKEDIDIAMKLGAGYPMGPFELGDYVGLDTVKFIIDGWSAMEPNNPLFAQSELLNKLVAEGKLGRKTGEGFYKHK